One window of Candidatus Mycobacterium wuenschmannii genomic DNA carries:
- a CDS encoding DUF4245 domain-containing protein, with translation MTTQPPPSAEQPEPSPRPAKPRLLQDGRDMFWSIAPLVLACIALAGVVGMCSFSPSGVNRGPVPAYDAAGALKADALALGFPVRLPQLPPGWQANSGGRGGIADGRIDAAGRTLRAVTSTVGYISPGGLYLRLTQSNADEDKLVGSIHPSMVPNGTVDVNGVRWVTYQGDDGVEPVWTTRLDGPTGPEQVGITGAGSTDEFRTLAAAVQTQQPLPARR, from the coding sequence GTGACGACGCAGCCACCGCCCTCGGCTGAACAGCCGGAGCCCTCACCCAGACCCGCGAAGCCCCGGCTGCTGCAGGACGGCCGGGACATGTTCTGGTCGATTGCCCCGTTGGTGCTGGCCTGCATCGCGCTGGCGGGGGTGGTGGGGATGTGCTCGTTCTCCCCGAGCGGCGTCAACCGCGGGCCGGTGCCGGCCTACGACGCGGCCGGCGCGCTCAAGGCCGACGCGCTGGCCCTCGGTTTCCCCGTCCGGCTGCCGCAGCTGCCGCCGGGCTGGCAGGCCAACTCGGGCGGGCGCGGCGGGATCGCCGACGGCCGCATCGACGCGGCCGGTCGGACGCTGCGCGCCGTCACCTCCACCGTCGGCTACATCAGCCCGGGCGGTCTGTACCTGCGCCTGACCCAGAGCAACGCCGACGAGGACAAGCTGGTCGGCTCCATCCACCCGTCCATGGTTCCGAACGGGACCGTCGACGTGAACGGCGTCCGCTGGGTCACCTATCAGGGCGACGACGGGGTAGAGCCGGTGTGGACGACACGACTCGACGGCCCTACCGGTCCGGAGCAGGTCGGCATCACCGGCGCCGGCAGCACCGACGAGTTTCGTACGCTGGCGGCGGCCGTTCAGACACAGCAGCCGCTGCCTGCCCGTCGATAG
- a CDS encoding PhoH family protein, translating into MDQDTIRTYVLDTSVLLSDPWACSRFAEHEVVVPLVVISELEAKRHHHELGWFARQALRLFDDMRIEHGRLDQPIPVGTQGGTLHVELNHQDPSVLPAGFRTDTNDSRILCCAANLAAEGKRVTLVSKDIPLRVKAGAVGLAADEYHAQDVVVSGWTGMTEVETTADDIDVLFADGEVDLEAARDLPCHTGIRLLAGSSHALGRVNAHKKVQLVRGDREVFGLRGRSAEQRVALDLLLDESVGIVSLGGKAGTGKSALALCAGLEAVLERRTQRKVVVFRPLYAVGGQELGYLPGSESEKMGPWAQAVFDTLEGLASPAVLEEVLSRGMLEVLPLTHIRGRSLHDSFVIVDEAQSLERNVLLTVLSRLGAGSRVVLTHDVAQRDNLRVGRHDGVAAVVEKLKGHPLFAHITLLRSERSPIAALVTEMLEEISGAPI; encoded by the coding sequence ATGGACCAGGACACCATCAGGACCTACGTGCTCGACACGTCGGTGCTGCTGTCCGACCCGTGGGCCTGCTCCCGCTTCGCCGAACACGAAGTCGTCGTTCCGCTGGTGGTGATCAGCGAGCTGGAAGCCAAACGGCACCACCACGAGTTGGGTTGGTTCGCCCGTCAGGCGCTCCGCTTGTTCGACGACATGCGCATCGAGCACGGGCGCCTCGATCAGCCCATTCCCGTTGGGACACAAGGCGGTACGCTGCACGTCGAACTCAACCACCAGGACCCGTCGGTGCTGCCGGCCGGTTTCCGCACCGACACCAACGACTCCCGCATCCTGTGCTGCGCGGCCAACCTCGCCGCCGAGGGCAAGCGAGTCACGTTGGTCTCCAAGGACATTCCGCTGCGCGTCAAGGCCGGCGCGGTCGGCCTGGCCGCCGACGAGTACCACGCGCAGGACGTCGTGGTCTCCGGCTGGACCGGCATGACCGAGGTGGAAACCACCGCAGATGACATCGACGTGCTGTTCGCCGACGGCGAGGTCGACCTCGAAGCTGCGCGAGACCTGCCGTGCCACACCGGAATTCGTCTGCTGGCCGGTAGCTCACATGCACTCGGCCGGGTGAACGCCCACAAGAAGGTGCAGCTGGTCCGCGGCGATCGCGAAGTGTTCGGCCTCCGGGGAAGGTCAGCCGAACAACGCGTCGCCCTCGATCTGCTGCTCGACGAGTCGGTCGGCATCGTGTCGCTGGGCGGCAAGGCCGGCACCGGGAAGTCGGCGCTGGCCCTGTGCGCCGGCCTGGAAGCCGTGCTGGAGCGGCGCACCCAGCGCAAGGTGGTCGTGTTCCGTCCGCTCTACGCGGTGGGCGGTCAGGAGTTGGGCTACCTGCCCGGCAGCGAGAGCGAGAAGATGGGCCCCTGGGCTCAGGCCGTCTTCGACACCCTTGAAGGGCTGGCCAGCCCGGCGGTGCTGGAAGAGGTGTTGTCCCGCGGCATGCTCGAGGTGTTGCCGCTGACTCACATTCGCGGTCGCTCGCTGCACGACTCCTTCGTGATCGTCGACGAGGCCCAGTCACTGGAACGCAACGTGTTGCTGACCGTGCTGTCCCGACTGGGTGCTGGCTCGCGGGTGGTGCTGACCCACGACGTCGCGCAGCGCGACAACCTCCGCGTCGGTCGGCACGACGGCGTCGCGGCGGTGGTCGAGAAGCTCAAGGGGCACCCGCTGTTCGCGCACATCACGCTGCTGCGCAGCGAGCGGTCGCCGATCGCGGCGCTGGTCACCGAGATGCTGGAAGAGATCAGCGGCGCTCCGATCTAA
- a CDS encoding dienelactone hydrolase family protein: MTAPEADLTGWTATPFTGGGYTHDVYRRGDGPGVVLIPEIPGIHPGVLGLGNHLVDNGFTVAIPSPFGEPGRPVTPGYLLSTLRKVCVAREFAALATNKHRPIADFLRALARDLNGSTPGKGVGVIGQCFTGGFALAAAVDDSVLAPVLSQPSTPFPITPRMKRDPGLSDVELNAFKDRAAKEGVCAMGLRFSKDPLSPGERFVTLKDRLGDAFEVIEIDSGPGNEHGFTRATHSVLTLEVREVDGHPAYEARKRVVEFLNERLR; encoded by the coding sequence ATGACCGCACCGGAAGCCGACCTGACGGGCTGGACCGCGACGCCGTTCACCGGCGGCGGTTACACCCACGACGTCTACCGCCGCGGCGACGGGCCCGGCGTCGTGCTGATCCCCGAGATTCCCGGCATCCACCCGGGCGTGCTCGGGCTGGGAAACCATCTGGTGGACAACGGTTTCACCGTCGCCATCCCGTCGCCGTTCGGAGAACCGGGACGTCCAGTGACGCCGGGCTATTTGCTGTCGACCCTTCGGAAGGTCTGCGTGGCACGGGAATTCGCCGCGCTCGCAACCAACAAGCACCGGCCGATCGCGGACTTCCTGCGCGCGCTGGCCCGCGACCTCAACGGGTCGACGCCCGGCAAAGGCGTCGGCGTGATCGGCCAGTGCTTCACCGGTGGCTTCGCGCTGGCGGCGGCGGTCGACGACAGCGTGTTGGCGCCGGTGCTCAGCCAGCCGTCGACGCCGTTCCCCATCACCCCCCGCATGAAGCGCGATCCCGGCCTGAGCGACGTCGAGCTGAACGCCTTCAAAGACCGCGCCGCCAAGGAGGGCGTGTGCGCGATGGGCTTGCGGTTCAGCAAGGATCCGTTGTCGCCTGGCGAGCGGTTTGTCACGCTCAAGGACCGACTCGGCGACGCGTTCGAGGTGATCGAGATCGACTCCGGCCCCGGCAACGAGCACGGCTTCACCCGGGCGACGCACTCGGTGCTGACCCTCGAGGTCCGCGAGGTCGACGGGCATCCCGCCTACGAGGCGCGCAAGCGCGTCGTGGAATTCCTCAACGAGCGCCTGCGTTAA
- a CDS encoding acyl-ACP desaturase, with protein sequence MAVKPVADALMLELEPVVGANLDRHIGTEKTWYAHDFVPFDQGENFAFLGGRDWDPADVTLPKAITDACEILLIIKDNLAGYHRELVEHFILEDMWGQWIGRWTAEEHLHAIALREYFVVTREIDPTANEDVRFEHVANKGYRADQFSKIETLVFMALFEGSHAVFSNNLAAQIEEPVLAGLITHIARDEVRHEEFFANLVAHLLTYSRDETVAAIAARAAEIDVIGADIDAYADKVQIVAEAGIFGPDQLREVISKRITAWGVADEPALQQFVIS encoded by the coding sequence ATGGCTGTCAAACCCGTCGCTGACGCATTGATGCTCGAGCTCGAGCCGGTGGTCGGCGCGAACCTCGACCGGCATATCGGCACCGAGAAGACTTGGTACGCGCACGACTTCGTGCCGTTCGACCAGGGTGAGAACTTCGCCTTCCTCGGTGGCCGCGACTGGGACCCCGCCGACGTGACGCTGCCGAAGGCCATCACCGACGCCTGCGAGATCCTGCTGATCATCAAGGACAACCTGGCCGGCTATCACCGCGAACTCGTCGAGCACTTCATCCTCGAGGACATGTGGGGCCAGTGGATCGGCCGTTGGACCGCCGAGGAGCACCTGCACGCGATCGCGTTGCGCGAATACTTCGTCGTCACCCGTGAGATCGACCCGACCGCCAACGAGGACGTCCGCTTCGAGCACGTCGCGAACAAGGGCTACCGCGCCGACCAGTTCTCCAAGATCGAGACCCTGGTGTTCATGGCGCTGTTCGAGGGCTCCCATGCGGTCTTCAGCAACAATCTGGCGGCGCAGATCGAGGAACCGGTGCTGGCCGGGCTGATCACCCACATCGCGCGGGACGAGGTGCGGCACGAGGAATTCTTCGCCAACCTGGTCGCGCATTTGCTGACCTACAGCCGCGACGAGACCGTCGCCGCGATCGCCGCGCGCGCGGCAGAGATCGACGTCATCGGTGCGGACATCGACGCCTACGCGGACAAGGTGCAGATCGTTGCCGAGGCAGGCATTTTCGGCCCCGACCAACTGCGCGAGGTCATCTCCAAGCGGATCACCGCCTGGGGCGTGGCCGACGAGCCTGCCCTTCAGCAGTTCGTCATCAGCTAG
- a CDS encoding alpha/beta fold hydrolase has translation MWQARIRADRTTGARAIHRFELPDGAALTYTDTGQGRPVLLLHGVCMSRMFFERNIAPLSRQHRVIAVDFRSHGKSPRREGGHTVAQYARDVHALIEHLGMDGVIAIGWSMGNFVLWDYLRQFGADQFTCFVNVSQGPSDLIQEDWPIGFADIPQLHGFVADIQDDFRAFLADYIPTMFKNELPPEQLTRFVDSACAVGANAGALILIDQTLQDYRTDIPGFTVPHLLVWGRDEKTMKLASQDWLMKQLPSAESVVFDDSGHCPMWEEADRFNDIVVDWISRH, from the coding sequence ATGTGGCAGGCCAGAATTCGGGCGGACCGAACAACGGGAGCTAGGGCGATTCACCGATTCGAGCTGCCTGACGGCGCCGCGCTGACCTACACCGATACCGGCCAGGGGCGGCCCGTTCTCCTGCTGCACGGCGTCTGCATGTCGCGAATGTTCTTCGAGCGCAACATCGCTCCGCTATCCCGGCAGCATCGCGTGATCGCGGTGGACTTCCGTTCGCACGGTAAATCACCCAGACGCGAGGGCGGTCACACTGTGGCGCAGTACGCGCGCGACGTGCACGCGTTGATCGAGCACCTCGGCATGGATGGCGTTATCGCGATCGGGTGGTCGATGGGAAATTTCGTGCTGTGGGACTACCTACGGCAATTCGGCGCCGACCAATTCACCTGCTTTGTCAATGTCTCCCAAGGACCTTCGGACCTGATCCAGGAAGACTGGCCGATCGGCTTCGCCGACATCCCGCAACTGCACGGCTTTGTCGCGGACATCCAGGACGACTTCCGGGCATTCCTGGCCGATTACATCCCCACCATGTTCAAGAACGAACTCCCACCCGAGCAGCTGACCAGATTCGTCGACTCGGCCTGCGCCGTGGGCGCCAACGCTGGAGCACTGATCCTGATCGACCAGACGCTGCAGGACTACCGAACCGACATACCCGGCTTCACCGTTCCGCATCTGCTGGTGTGGGGTCGCGACGAGAAGACGATGAAGCTGGCGTCCCAGGACTGGCTGATGAAGCAACTGCCCAGCGCCGAGTCGGTCGTATTCGACGACAGCGGGCACTGCCCGATGTGGGAAGAGGCGGACCGCTTCAACGACATCGTCGTCGACTGGATCAGCCGCCACTAG
- a CDS encoding ester cyclase: MLDDGLRQRRLALIQEHMDTEVTKEFDRTLATFNGHPRYEIMATGQVYDGDDEVMNYYRITRTAFPDQRHENARFHVTHDAVITEFDLLGTNLGEFYGMPPTGKAFRVPIIAVFSFDGERITNERIYFDSASLVTQIGRGELLALAAAGDLPGQ, translated from the coding sequence ATGCTCGACGACGGACTCCGCCAACGCCGCCTCGCGCTCATCCAGGAGCACATGGACACCGAGGTGACCAAGGAGTTCGATCGCACGCTGGCGACCTTCAACGGGCATCCGCGCTACGAGATCATGGCCACCGGCCAGGTGTACGACGGCGACGACGAGGTCATGAACTACTACCGGATCACGCGCACCGCCTTCCCCGACCAGCGTCATGAGAACGCGCGCTTCCACGTGACACACGACGCGGTGATCACCGAATTCGACCTTCTGGGAACGAATCTCGGCGAGTTCTATGGCATGCCGCCGACCGGCAAGGCGTTCCGGGTGCCGATCATCGCGGTGTTCTCCTTCGACGGTGAGCGAATCACCAACGAGCGCATCTACTTTGACAGTGCCAGCTTGGTCACCCAGATCGGGCGGGGTGAGCTGCTGGCGTTGGCCGCGGCGGGTGACCTGCCCGGGCAGTAG
- the glyA gene encoding serine hydroxymethyltransferase yields the protein MSAPLADVDPDIAELLGKELGRQRDTLEMIASENFVPRAVLQAQGSVLTNKYAEGLPGRRYYGGCEYVDEVENIARDRAKALFGADFANVQPHAGAQANAAVLHALMSPGEKLLGLDLANGGHLTHGMKLNFSGKLYENAFYGVDATTHLIDMDVVRAQALEFRPKVIVAGWSAYPRTLDFAAFRSIADEVGANLWVDMAHFAGLVAAGLHPSPVPHADIVSTTVHKTLGGPRSGLIMGKQDFAKKINSAVFPGQQGGPLMHVIAAKAVALKIAGTPEFVERQQRTLSGARIIAERLLAADVAKAGVSVVSRGTDVHLVLVDLRDSPLDGQAAEDLLHDVGITVNRNAVPNDPRPPMVTSGLRVGTPALATRGFGDAEFSEVADVIATALAAGTAADVASLRDRVTRLAREFPLYDGLEDWSLA from the coding sequence ATGTCCGCGCCGCTGGCCGACGTCGATCCCGACATCGCCGAGCTTCTCGGCAAGGAGCTCGGTCGCCAGCGCGACACGCTCGAGATGATCGCGTCGGAGAACTTCGTGCCGCGCGCGGTGCTGCAGGCCCAGGGCAGCGTGCTGACCAACAAATACGCCGAGGGCCTGCCCGGCCGCCGCTACTACGGCGGTTGCGAGTACGTCGACGAGGTGGAGAACATCGCCCGCGACCGGGCCAAGGCGCTGTTTGGCGCCGACTTCGCCAACGTGCAGCCGCACGCGGGCGCGCAGGCCAACGCGGCCGTGTTGCACGCACTGATGTCGCCGGGGGAGAAGCTGCTCGGCCTCGACCTCGCCAACGGCGGTCATCTGACGCACGGCATGAAGCTCAACTTCTCCGGCAAGCTCTACGAGAACGCCTTTTACGGCGTCGACGCCACCACGCATCTGATCGACATGGACGTGGTGCGCGCGCAGGCGCTGGAGTTCCGCCCGAAGGTGATTGTCGCGGGCTGGTCGGCCTACCCGCGGACGCTGGACTTCGCGGCGTTCAGGTCGATCGCCGACGAGGTCGGCGCGAACCTGTGGGTCGACATGGCGCACTTCGCGGGTCTGGTCGCGGCGGGTCTGCACCCGTCGCCGGTGCCGCACGCCGACATCGTCTCGACGACCGTGCACAAGACGCTCGGTGGTCCGCGGTCCGGCCTGATCATGGGCAAGCAGGACTTTGCCAAGAAGATCAACTCGGCGGTCTTCCCCGGCCAGCAGGGTGGGCCGCTGATGCACGTGATCGCCGCCAAGGCCGTCGCGTTGAAGATCGCCGGCACACCGGAATTCGTCGAGCGTCAGCAGCGCACGCTGTCCGGCGCGCGGATCATCGCCGAACGCCTCCTGGCCGCGGACGTCGCCAAGGCGGGCGTCTCGGTGGTCAGCCGCGGCACCGATGTGCACCTGGTGCTGGTCGACTTGCGCGACTCGCCGCTGGACGGTCAGGCCGCCGAGGACCTGCTGCACGACGTCGGCATCACCGTGAACCGCAACGCGGTGCCCAATGACCCGCGGCCGCCGATGGTCACCTCCGGCCTGCGGGTCGGCACCCCGGCGCTGGCCACCCGCGGTTTCGGCGACGCCGAGTTCAGCGAGGTCGCTGACGTCATCGCGACCGCGCTGGCCGCCGGTACCGCCGCTGACGTCGCGTCGCTGCGGGACCGTGTCACGCGTCTGGCCAGGGAGTTTCCGCTCTACGACGGCCTGGAGGACTGGTCGCTCGCCTGA
- a CDS encoding class II fumarate hydratase, with the protein MADDTEYRIEHDTMGEVRVPAKALWRAQTQRAVENFPISGRGLERTQIRALGLLKGACAQVNKDLGLLAADKADAIIAAAAEIADGKHDDQFPIDVFQTGSGTSSNMNTNEVIASIAAANGVTVHPNDDVNMSQSSNDTFPTATHIAATEAAVRQLIPSLQVLHDALAGKAREWRTVVKSGRTHLMDAVPVTLGQEFSGYARQIEAGIERVQAALPRLGELAIGGTAVGTGLNAPDGFGTKVVEVLVKDTGVTELRTATDSFEAQAARDGLVEASGALRTIAVSLTKIANDVRWMGSGPLTGLAEIQLPDLQPGSSIMPGKVNPVLPEAVTQVAAQVIGNDAAITVGGLSGAFELNVYIPMMARNILESFKLLTNVSTLFAERCIVGLKANEEHLRELAESSPSIVTPLNSAIGYEEAAAVAKQAVKEKKTIRQTVIDRGLIGDKLSEEELDRRLDVLAMAKVKE; encoded by the coding sequence ATGGCGGACGACACCGAATACCGCATCGAACACGACACCATGGGCGAGGTTCGGGTGCCCGCGAAAGCGTTGTGGCGGGCCCAGACTCAGCGCGCTGTCGAGAACTTTCCGATCTCCGGCCGCGGCCTGGAGCGCACCCAGATCCGCGCGCTCGGCCTGCTGAAGGGCGCCTGCGCCCAGGTCAACAAGGACCTCGGTCTGCTGGCCGCGGACAAGGCCGACGCGATCATCGCCGCCGCGGCCGAGATCGCCGACGGCAAGCACGACGACCAGTTCCCGATCGACGTGTTCCAGACCGGCTCCGGCACCAGTTCCAACATGAACACCAACGAGGTGATCGCCAGCATCGCGGCGGCCAACGGCGTGACGGTGCACCCGAACGACGACGTCAACATGTCGCAGTCGTCCAACGACACGTTCCCGACCGCCACCCACATCGCCGCCACCGAAGCCGCTGTGCGCCAACTCATTCCGTCGTTGCAGGTGCTGCACGATGCGCTGGCCGGCAAGGCCCGTGAGTGGCGCACCGTGGTCAAGTCGGGACGCACCCACCTGATGGACGCCGTCCCGGTCACCCTGGGCCAGGAGTTCTCCGGGTACGCGCGTCAGATCGAGGCCGGCATCGAGCGGGTGCAGGCGGCGCTGCCGCGCCTGGGCGAGCTGGCGATCGGCGGCACCGCGGTCGGCACCGGGCTCAACGCCCCCGACGGCTTCGGCACCAAGGTGGTCGAGGTACTGGTCAAGGACACCGGCGTGACCGAACTGCGCACGGCGACCGACTCTTTCGAGGCCCAGGCCGCCCGTGACGGGCTGGTCGAGGCATCCGGTGCGCTGCGCACGATCGCGGTGTCGCTGACCAAGATCGCCAACGACGTCCGCTGGATGGGCTCCGGACCGCTGACCGGCCTGGCCGAAATCCAGCTGCCGGACCTGCAGCCGGGCAGCTCGATCATGCCGGGCAAGGTCAATCCCGTTCTGCCAGAAGCGGTTACCCAGGTCGCCGCGCAGGTCATCGGCAACGACGCGGCCATCACCGTCGGTGGGCTGTCGGGCGCGTTCGAGTTGAACGTCTACATCCCGATGATGGCCCGCAACATCCTGGAGTCGTTCAAGCTGCTGACCAACGTCTCGACGCTGTTCGCCGAGCGCTGCATTGTCGGCCTGAAGGCAAACGAGGAGCACCTGCGCGAACTGGCCGAGTCGTCGCCGTCGATCGTGACGCCGCTGAACTCGGCGATCGGCTACGAGGAGGCCGCCGCGGTGGCCAAGCAGGCGGTCAAGGAAAAGAAGACGATTCGGCAAACGGTCATCGACCGCGGCCTGATCGGTGACAAGCTGTCCGAAGAGGAACTGGACCGCCGTCTCGACGTGCTCGCGATGGCCAAAGTCAAGGAGTAG
- a CDS encoding polysaccharide deacetylase family protein: MPKRPDSQKWRYLRTVAGVAAAAVVVTVGALTGHVRFAHANDVVDCAQVKCVALTFDDGPTPFTDRLLGILKANDAKATFFEIGNKVAANPAGAKRVVEAGMELGSHTWEHPNMTTLPAADVPSQFSRATDAIAAATGVRPTLWRPPGGLTNAAVNEQAAKAGQAAILWDVIPFDWMNDSNTAATRFMLFTQIKPGSVVLMHDTYSSTVDLVEQFIPVLKANNYHLVTVSHLLGTRAPGSVYGSRDNGPPANALHDIPASEIPSLPHTPSPAPMPNFPITDVAGQNSGGPNNGS, from the coding sequence GTGCCGAAACGACCCGACAGCCAGAAGTGGCGGTACCTGCGGACCGTCGCCGGCGTCGCGGCCGCCGCGGTCGTGGTCACGGTCGGAGCGCTCACCGGACACGTCCGGTTTGCCCACGCCAACGACGTGGTGGATTGCGCACAGGTCAAGTGCGTGGCGCTGACGTTCGACGACGGGCCGACGCCGTTCACCGACCGGTTGCTGGGCATCCTGAAGGCCAACGACGCCAAGGCGACGTTCTTCGAAATCGGCAACAAGGTCGCCGCCAACCCGGCGGGCGCCAAGCGGGTCGTCGAGGCCGGCATGGAACTCGGCAGCCACACCTGGGAGCACCCCAACATGACGACGCTGCCGGCCGCCGACGTGCCGAGTCAGTTCTCCCGGGCGACCGACGCGATCGCCGCGGCCACCGGGGTGCGGCCGACACTGTGGCGGCCGCCGGGCGGGCTGACCAACGCCGCCGTCAACGAGCAGGCCGCCAAAGCCGGTCAGGCCGCAATCCTGTGGGACGTCATCCCGTTCGACTGGATGAACGACTCCAACACCGCGGCCACCAGGTTCATGTTGTTCACCCAGATCAAGCCCGGGTCGGTGGTGCTGATGCACGACACCTACTCCAGCACCGTAGATCTCGTGGAGCAGTTCATCCCGGTGCTCAAGGCCAACAACTATCACCTGGTCACGGTCAGCCACCTGCTGGGCACGCGCGCACCCGGCAGCGTGTACGGCTCACGCGACAACGGCCCGCCGGCCAACGCACTGCACGACATCCCGGCCTCGGAGATCCCGTCACTGCCGCATACGCCGTCACCCGCACCGATGCCGAACTTTCCGATCACCGATGTGGCAGGCCAGAATTCGGGCGGACCGAACAACGGGAGCTAG
- the glpX gene encoding class II fructose-bisphosphatase, whose amino-acid sequence MSRPSCSSRGFAGLGEGSGCSAEGGGCVVTARVSQLPSGNLPLGQSTVMSESRREAPDRNLALELVRVTEAGAMAAGRWVGRGDKEGGDGAAVDAIRQLVNSVSMRGVVVIGEGEKDEAPMLYNGEHVGNGDGPECDFAVDPVDGTTLMSKGMPNAISVLAVADRGAMFDPSAVFYMNKIAVGPEAAHVLDITKPIADNIRAVAKVKGLSVPDMTVCILDRPRHEQLIADARATGARIRLITDGDVAGAISACRPGSGTDMLAGIGGTPEGIIAAAAIRCMGGELQAQLAPTDDAERRKALDAGYDLDAVLTVRDLVSGENVFFCATGVTDGDLLKGVRYEPGGCTTQSIVMRSKSGTLRMVEGFHRLAKLNEYSAIDFTGDSSAAYPLP is encoded by the coding sequence ATGTCCCGGCCGTCCTGCAGCAGCCGGGGCTTCGCGGGTCTGGGTGAGGGCTCCGGCTGTTCAGCCGAGGGCGGTGGCTGCGTCGTCACAGCACGAGTATCCCAGCTCCCGAGCGGCAACCTGCCTCTGGGACAATCGACCGTTATGAGCGAGAGCCGTCGTGAAGCCCCGGACCGCAACCTCGCCCTCGAGCTCGTCCGCGTCACCGAGGCGGGCGCCATGGCCGCCGGCCGCTGGGTGGGCCGCGGCGACAAGGAGGGTGGCGACGGCGCGGCCGTCGACGCCATTCGCCAGCTGGTGAACTCGGTGTCGATGCGCGGCGTCGTGGTCATCGGCGAAGGCGAGAAAGACGAAGCGCCGATGCTCTACAACGGCGAGCACGTCGGCAACGGCGACGGCCCGGAGTGCGACTTCGCGGTCGACCCGGTCGACGGCACCACGCTGATGAGCAAGGGCATGCCCAACGCCATCTCGGTGCTCGCGGTCGCCGACCGCGGCGCGATGTTCGACCCGTCGGCGGTGTTCTACATGAACAAGATCGCCGTCGGCCCCGAGGCGGCCCACGTCCTCGACATCACCAAGCCGATCGCCGACAACATCCGCGCGGTCGCCAAGGTCAAGGGCCTCTCGGTGCCGGACATGACGGTGTGCATCCTGGACCGGCCGCGGCACGAGCAGCTGATCGCCGACGCGCGCGCCACCGGCGCGCGGATCCGACTGATCACCGACGGCGACGTGGCGGGCGCGATCTCGGCCTGCCGTCCCGGCTCCGGCACCGACATGCTGGCCGGCATCGGCGGCACGCCCGAGGGCATCATCGCCGCGGCCGCGATCCGCTGCATGGGTGGCGAACTGCAGGCCCAGCTGGCACCGACCGACGACGCCGAACGGCGCAAGGCGCTGGACGCCGGCTACGACCTCGACGCCGTATTGACCGTCCGCGATCTGGTGTCCGGCGAGAACGTCTTCTTCTGCGCCACCGGCGTCACTGACGGCGACCTGCTGAAGGGCGTCCGCTACGAGCCGGGCGGCTGCACCACCCAGTCGATCGTGATGCGGTCCAAGTCCGGCACGCTGCGCATGGTCGAGGGCTTCCACCGGCTGGCCAAGCTCAACGAATACTCCGCGATCGACTTCACCGGCGACAGCAGCGCCGCATACCCCCTGCCGTAA